From Enterococcus mediterraneensis, the proteins below share one genomic window:
- a CDS encoding phage tail protein, giving the protein MAGNFTGAVKALVGADTSDYKKAMSDVVNATTSAMSKVQSSMTNSTNSVVSRVGNIMGKLNTTIPSKLSSLGGVMTAPFSKAGGAIQRVVAGIGEKIPQPFRAGFSKVSGFAVDATSKTTSALGKVVTKSTELGTAVGSKLTSAFNNAGSKAASALNNIGNGSNKAVSATEGLIKKAIGLGAAYVVAQKGISAVMNGVGELIGDLNQGSATWKTFNANMENIGKGKKEIAAVRDTLQDFATKTIYSASEMATTYSQLAAVGIKNTDKLVMGFGGLAAAAENPTQAMTTLSQQATQMAAKPMVQWQDFKLMLEQTPAGIAAVAKEMGMSTSEMVTAVQDGKIKTEDFFDAITKVGTNKTFTKMATEYKTMGQAMDGLKETLTNKLQPSFDKLSQVGIDAISKITDKIGDFNMDKINHAIDSVIPILDHFINGTKLSGDSLKTMQSIISGMMPILAVFGSALTLSAALPAIRTLSTGFMNFSGILSGPISSAFGLVSGNVSGLISLFPKIGGGLSTASSVGMGALGGMTSAMAAIMQVALASVGPAAILGLVVAGLGLVNQKFGTQIDELLNMVTTKGPEVISKFVSGITSKIPELIASGTELIAKLANTIATMLPLIVQAGVDVIGSLVGGIANNLPSLISSALTIVTSILTSIASALPQLIVMGMDLLLSLVNGIVSNIPQIVSSVQQILQAFVGNITANLPNIIQTGIQILLNLINGISQLLPQLLPVALSAILTLIQGLMSNIPMLLDGAVQIIQSLCNFIVQNLPMILQAAVQILQALVNGIVQNLPNIISAGIQIIISLVTSIIQMLPSILSAGWEIIKTLASGILEAIPNVLKGAWDGIKNGFSTLWDTITGKTKTKGTEVTTSTAQTTKQMATDFNAANINVSSSMTSLQQSVSTSANTAKNSAVTAAQTANKQTSTDYSKMASNIGQSVGSVKTDVSKNMSSATAIATDQAGKMYKGVTSNASNTNTGSSKEISAMARNVGLSMNNMERTASSAMNNVVKNVNTGFSNVSKASSQSMNNVTQTMSSSMNKLSSTMSSGMNKVANTIKSSLNSVLNQFKNFSNSLSSAGSNAMSKFNSGLSRGASSAYNIANNIKQNVTNIFSYIAPRAETSGWNTGIGFGNGLSSSASYVYSVANRIASNVSRTIQRALDIHSPSRVAAWIGEMFGKGLGLGLQSMYGYVGRQAQGFADIIQGKQYEAQALLTADTTFTNRNLSTVTYEMDDEVRDSELRGETIEVHNEIVGDKIYTYVKRKEAREKTNDEYFR; this is encoded by the coding sequence TTGGCTGGAAATTTCACAGGGGCTGTTAAGGCTCTGGTCGGCGCGGATACATCGGATTACAAAAAAGCGATGTCGGATGTCGTCAACGCAACAACTAGTGCGATGAGCAAAGTGCAATCCTCGATGACGAATAGCACGAACAGCGTAGTCTCTCGTGTCGGCAACATCATGGGAAAACTCAACACGACTATCCCTAGCAAGCTATCTTCGCTTGGTGGCGTGATGACTGCTCCTTTTTCGAAAGCTGGCGGTGCAATTCAACGCGTGGTAGCTGGTATCGGCGAAAAAATTCCCCAACCCTTTAGGGCGGGATTTAGTAAAGTTAGCGGATTCGCTGTTGATGCGACATCAAAGACAACAAGTGCTTTGGGAAAAGTCGTTACTAAATCCACAGAATTAGGCACAGCTGTCGGTAGCAAACTGACCAGCGCGTTTAATAACGCTGGTTCGAAAGCTGCTAGTGCCTTGAACAACATCGGAAACGGATCTAACAAGGCTGTATCGGCAACTGAAGGTCTGATCAAAAAAGCGATTGGCTTGGGTGCTGCGTATGTAGTCGCTCAAAAAGGTATTTCTGCAGTCATGAACGGTGTCGGAGAGCTGATTGGCGATTTGAATCAAGGATCGGCGACTTGGAAGACTTTTAATGCCAACATGGAAAACATCGGCAAAGGGAAGAAAGAAATCGCGGCAGTACGTGATACGTTGCAAGACTTCGCAACGAAAACCATCTATTCCGCATCAGAAATGGCTACCACATACAGTCAGTTAGCCGCTGTTGGTATAAAAAATACTGATAAGTTAGTAATGGGTTTTGGTGGTCTAGCCGCTGCAGCAGAAAATCCGACGCAAGCTATGACAACATTGAGCCAACAAGCAACACAGATGGCTGCAAAGCCGATGGTGCAATGGCAAGACTTTAAGTTGATGCTTGAGCAAACGCCTGCTGGTATCGCGGCAGTTGCTAAAGAAATGGGTATGTCTACATCCGAGATGGTAACAGCAGTCCAAGACGGTAAGATCAAGACGGAAGACTTTTTCGACGCGATCACTAAAGTGGGCACGAACAAGACGTTCACGAAGATGGCGACCGAGTACAAGACGATGGGTCAAGCCATGGATGGGCTGAAAGAAACACTAACAAACAAGTTGCAACCATCTTTTGATAAGTTGTCTCAAGTCGGTATCGATGCGATCAGTAAAATCACTGATAAAATCGGTGATTTCAACATGGATAAAATCAATCATGCGATCGATAGTGTGATTCCTATTTTGGATCATTTCATTAATGGTACGAAGCTGTCAGGCGATTCGCTAAAAACGATGCAGAGTATTATTTCGGGCATGATGCCTATTTTAGCTGTATTCGGCAGTGCACTGACATTAAGTGCGGCGCTACCTGCTATCCGGACATTATCAACTGGATTTATGAATTTTTCAGGTATATTAAGCGGTCCAATCAGCTCAGCTTTCGGTCTTGTTTCTGGAAACGTCAGCGGTCTAATTAGTCTATTTCCTAAAATCGGTGGTGGACTTTCTACCGCATCGAGTGTCGGCATGGGCGCGTTGGGTGGTATGACTTCCGCAATGGCGGCAATCATGCAAGTAGCATTAGCCTCAGTGGGTCCTGCGGCAATTCTCGGTTTAGTTGTGGCTGGTCTAGGTTTGGTCAATCAAAAATTCGGAACACAGATCGATGAGTTGCTGAACATGGTCACAACTAAAGGACCGGAAGTGATTAGCAAGTTTGTTTCTGGTATCACGTCAAAAATTCCGGAATTAATTGCAAGCGGTACGGAGCTGATAGCAAAATTAGCGAATACGATTGCTACGATGCTGCCACTCATTGTGCAAGCTGGTGTCGATGTTATTGGATCGTTAGTAGGCGGGATTGCGAACAACTTGCCGTCGCTGATTAGTTCAGCATTGACAATCGTTACATCGATTCTTACTTCCATTGCAAGCGCATTACCGCAGCTGATCGTTATGGGAATGGATTTACTTTTGAGCTTAGTAAACGGGATCGTTTCGAACATTCCGCAGATCGTCAGCTCTGTTCAACAGATCTTGCAAGCGTTCGTAGGAAATATCACAGCAAATCTGCCGAATATCATTCAAACAGGTATTCAAATCCTGTTAAATTTGATCAATGGTATCTCTCAGCTGTTGCCTCAATTATTGCCAGTTGCTTTAAGTGCAATTTTGACGCTGATCCAAGGCTTGATGTCGAATATTCCAATGCTGCTTGATGGGGCGGTTCAAATCATCCAATCGTTGTGTAATTTTATCGTTCAAAACCTGCCAATGATCCTACAAGCGGCCGTTCAAATCCTGCAAGCGTTGGTAAACGGAATCGTTCAAAACTTGCCGAATATTATTTCAGCTGGGATTCAAATCATTATTTCGTTAGTGACATCGATTATTCAAATGTTGCCTTCTATTTTGTCCGCTGGTTGGGAAATCATCAAAACGCTGGCAAGCGGTATTTTAGAAGCGATCCCGAATGTCCTGAAAGGCGCTTGGGACGGCATCAAAAACGGATTTTCAACGCTTTGGGACACGATCACTGGCAAGACGAAGACTAAAGGAACTGAGGTCACGACTAGTACAGCGCAGACAACTAAACAGATGGCTACTGACTTTAATGCAGCAAACATCAACGTATCGAGTTCGATGACATCGTTGCAGCAAAGTGTGTCAACGTCTGCGAATACTGCGAAAAACAGTGCGGTAACAGCCGCTCAAACGGCGAATAAACAAACAAGTACAGACTACTCGAAAATGGCTAGCAATATCGGTCAGTCAGTCGGCAGTGTGAAAACGGACGTGTCGAAAAACATGTCTAGTGCGACAGCGATTGCTACGGATCAAGCTGGAAAAATGTACAAGGGTGTCACCAGCAATGCGTCAAATACCAATACGGGGTCGTCTAAAGAAATCTCGGCGATGGCGCGTAATGTCGGTTTGTCGATGAACAACATGGAACGGACTGCATCTTCAGCGATGAACAATGTCGTGAAAAACGTCAACACTGGCTTTTCGAATGTTTCGAAGGCAAGCAGTCAGTCGATGAACAACGTTACTCAAACGATGAGCAGCTCGATGAATAAATTGTCTTCAACGATGAGTAGCGGAATGAATAAAGTCGCAAATACGATCAAATCAAGCTTGAACAGCGTCTTGAATCAATTCAAGAATTTCTCAAACTCGTTGAGTAGTGCGGGATCAAATGCGATGAGTAAGTTCAATTCTGGTCTTTCTCGTGGAGCAAGTAGCGCATATAACATTGCGAACAACATCAAACAAAACGTGACAAACATCTTTAGCTATATTGCACCACGAGCCGAAACATCCGGTTGGAATACCGGTATTGGCTTTGGTAATGGGCTATCTAGCTCCGCAAGCTACGTATATTCAGTAGCGAATAGAATCGCAAGCAATGTGAGCAGGACGATTCAACGAGCGTTAGATATCCATTCGCCGTCGCGTGTAGCAGCGTGGATAGGGGAAATGTTCGGTAAAGGTCTCGGACTTGGATTGCAATCGATGTATGGCTATGTCGGAAGGCAAGCGCAAGGCTTTGCGGATATCATCCAAGGTAAGCAGTATGAGGCGCAAGCATTGCTAACTGCCGATACCACGTTTACCAATCGGAACCTAAGTACCGTTACTTACGAGATGGACGACGAAGTCCGAGATAGCGAACTGAGAGGAGAAACGATCGAAGTTCATAACGAGATTGTTGGCGACAAGATCTACACGTATGTAAAACGGAAAGAAGCACGCGAAAAGACCAATGATGAATATTTCAGATAG
- a CDS encoding phage tail domain-containing protein — protein sequence MDALIDKDGVKTTLSSIGILVTDFEDSAPTLKVNRKEVTNRSGYIFTGATHQVKKMTVTGRFLVPNTLALEEKKDEINGLISNDEPFYITKMLPTSDDLYRFELPGQATDLDLLAIPHVPYKYRYKVIVSGEIDYKFLGKTSAGLLMSLSINLETAELPFGETVPRNIVATTSISYAGTAKCSQLEWPWMVRLTANASQSGAISLMIGDRTFIYQAVTPLASGDVLLLKGIETTLNSFNVNDKTNFEHFILKPSASKSIQVSTNFKGTIELLNFVELYR from the coding sequence GTGGATGCTTTAATTGATAAAGATGGAGTGAAAACAACGCTTTCCTCCATCGGAATACTTGTGACTGATTTTGAGGACAGCGCACCAACTCTAAAAGTGAATCGCAAAGAGGTTACTAATCGAAGCGGATATATCTTTACTGGTGCGACACATCAAGTCAAAAAAATGACAGTCACAGGCAGGTTTCTAGTGCCAAACACGTTGGCTTTAGAAGAAAAGAAAGACGAAATCAATGGGCTTATCTCAAACGATGAGCCTTTTTATATTACTAAAATGCTCCCAACATCAGATGATTTATACCGTTTTGAATTACCAGGACAAGCGACTGATTTAGATTTGTTGGCTATTCCGCACGTACCCTATAAGTATCGTTACAAAGTAATTGTCAGCGGCGAGATCGATTATAAATTTCTCGGTAAAACGTCTGCAGGCCTGCTGATGAGTTTGTCGATTAATTTAGAGACAGCAGAATTGCCGTTCGGCGAGACTGTTCCTAGAAATATCGTTGCCACTACATCAATCAGCTATGCTGGCACTGCTAAATGTAGTCAGCTTGAATGGCCGTGGATGGTCCGATTGACCGCTAATGCTTCACAAAGCGGTGCAATTTCACTGATGATCGGTGATCGTACATTCATTTATCAAGCTGTCACGCCTTTAGCAAGCGGCGATGTTTTGCTGCTGAAAGGGATAGAAACAACGCTAAATAGTTTTAATGTCAATGATAAGACAAACTTTGAACACTTCATCCTGAAACCTTCCGCAAGTAAATCGATACAGGTATCGACGAATTTCAAAGGCACGATCGAGTTGCTGAACTTTGTCGAGCTGTATAGATAG
- a CDS encoding tail assembly chaperone: MSFKITVKEKEENIKFNYRLYFKANKKLATKDKEGNSQNDGAGVLFVQVLEKDDDALVNLIQLVSNKATENDAVDAIDRYVGNLVADGLDEEKAYERIFQDLKEEMLASGFFVSKIRKYIAMLQKAQKALETRGEDEKFQAKELKELADRIQKEISSSTAQDTD, translated from the coding sequence ATGTCCTTTAAAATTACGGTCAAAGAAAAAGAAGAAAATATCAAATTTAACTATCGTCTGTATTTCAAGGCGAACAAAAAATTAGCAACGAAAGACAAAGAGGGAAATTCGCAAAACGATGGCGCAGGCGTTCTTTTTGTTCAAGTCTTGGAAAAAGACGATGATGCATTAGTCAACTTGATCCAGCTCGTCAGCAATAAGGCTACTGAAAATGATGCAGTAGATGCGATCGATCGCTATGTGGGAAATCTAGTCGCTGATGGACTTGACGAAGAAAAAGCGTATGAACGCATCTTCCAAGATCTGAAAGAAGAAATGCTTGCTTCTGGTTTTTTCGTGAGCAAGATCCGCAAGTATATCGCGATGTTGCAGAAAGCTCAGAAGGCACTGGAAACCCGCGGGGAAGACGAGAAATTTCAAGCGAAAGAATTGAAAGAGCTAGCAGATCGGATACAGAAAGAGATCTCATCGTCAACTGCGCAAGATACGGACTAA
- a CDS encoding phage tail protein, with protein MINFIDENGKQHSALVECKRKKGVNGEKSLEGTIYTNEKILEGIGRGWRLQFQGEMYCLTFVHPIDEGDRIVVEFDAVHEFFFDFSKSIIYRELNGSNTMTAYLDFIFSGSGYDYRLEVDVNAFEKQNFGMKNRLTLFKDIISSTGLEFSVNGKVVRILQEVGTDLSTIVKKGFNLNQLNIEKDAGSFITYKRGYGAYFDEGDHSKGRLTVEYLSPLAEIYGKLEGEPVIDEHYKVEDNLRTRLQKDVEESYGISAEIDMEDLTKAGYSYEQPHEGDYIMAINDDLGFRQKIRIMSYVTEFDTEENIIKHDVSCGSANLVSKVSSAENDFKDQVQADLENAVNNANSALIAANGKNKVFTGPDEPEATSIGDIWYHEIGEQTIMKYWNGYEWVPFINPDQIKDQIIEAEKGIEDAKQDANNAVNQANQAAADAGFAKDAAQNAVDQALNAISQASSASERAQEAIQNSVNAVNQAQQALNDTTELLNTVDDMQGTITSISTVVDEVNNQLAVKVDQTDFDKLAGTVSSQGTSITANANAIALKADSSTVNTIKGTVESLQSELSVQAGQITGLVSKTDGLTTDLAQLQIEAGKIGTTVAQVQNTVDGINTDGSNFLKGTSNADKSTVRNWDFDLIRPLKVGDYYTFSFNMKGSVQADVLIYLNDDTGQNRIGAESVSASTKTITTSVQHFTYTFKVTKFPDAVNQIRMRVYSLDNATVTLTGNSAMLKSGKSEASWALPPEELVTVAKFSSLEQTVNGFQATVTNQISGLTSQQTQLANQIQSTVTDLEGVNSANNLLTGFTFSNNKDVNLTTGEVTAGSRTIVDDFVPVQPNTQYTFSRPEKVKNIGFRGYASSKAYIGAVTNSAGAERITTFTTPSNCYFIKFIDESNKLTKGYRLQVSAATQSQITQLATDINLRVQKGELLSQINIQAGQTLIQTGKLYLDAATVQFSGQAFIPSASIVNLSADKINTGTLNASIVNVTNMNASNITTGTLNANRIGSKTITADKINVTSLSAIVANLGTVTAGTLNSVNINAAVINGGEIISPLFKFPSMSFHTPNSSFGDTVSKGKMTPKGFFMVSQTYHSVDGQLEYIDLLMITSTSVTVEQWAAYNNQTKKAAYGFSGTPNVSTYSGKPTNYTYAIDMTS; from the coding sequence ATGATCAATTTTATTGATGAAAATGGCAAACAGCATTCCGCGTTAGTCGAATGCAAACGAAAAAAAGGTGTCAATGGTGAAAAATCACTTGAAGGCACAATCTACACCAACGAAAAGATTTTAGAAGGTATCGGTCGTGGTTGGCGGTTGCAATTTCAAGGAGAGATGTACTGTCTGACCTTCGTTCATCCAATCGATGAGGGTGATCGCATCGTTGTCGAATTCGACGCGGTACACGAATTTTTCTTTGATTTTAGCAAGTCCATCATTTATCGAGAGCTGAACGGCTCCAATACGATGACTGCCTATCTGGATTTTATCTTCTCTGGCAGTGGCTATGACTACCGACTAGAAGTTGATGTCAATGCGTTTGAAAAGCAGAACTTTGGCATGAAAAACCGATTGACGCTTTTCAAAGACATCATTTCAAGCACTGGCTTAGAATTTTCTGTTAACGGAAAGGTCGTCCGCATTTTGCAAGAAGTCGGCACAGACCTTTCAACAATCGTCAAAAAGGGATTTAATCTCAATCAACTAAACATCGAAAAAGATGCAGGCTCCTTTATCACGTACAAACGCGGATATGGAGCTTATTTTGATGAGGGAGATCACTCCAAAGGACGCTTGACAGTTGAGTACCTCAGCCCGCTTGCTGAAATCTACGGCAAACTCGAAGGCGAACCGGTCATTGATGAACACTATAAAGTCGAGGATAACTTGAGAACGCGTCTGCAAAAAGACGTTGAAGAATCCTATGGTATATCCGCAGAGATCGACATGGAAGACCTGACCAAAGCCGGCTACAGCTACGAACAGCCACACGAAGGTGACTACATCATGGCAATCAATGATGACTTGGGCTTTCGCCAAAAAATCCGCATTATGTCGTATGTTACGGAATTTGATACCGAAGAAAATATCATCAAACATGATGTATCCTGTGGATCAGCGAATTTGGTTAGCAAGGTATCCAGTGCCGAGAATGACTTCAAAGATCAAGTGCAAGCTGATTTGGAAAATGCGGTCAATAACGCCAATTCTGCTTTGATCGCGGCTAATGGGAAAAATAAAGTTTTCACCGGTCCCGATGAACCGGAAGCCACCAGCATTGGTGATATTTGGTATCACGAGATTGGCGAACAAACGATCATGAAATATTGGAACGGCTATGAATGGGTACCATTTATCAATCCGGATCAAATCAAAGACCAAATCATCGAAGCAGAAAAAGGCATTGAGGACGCTAAACAAGATGCCAATAATGCGGTCAATCAGGCTAATCAAGCCGCGGCTGATGCTGGATTTGCTAAGGACGCTGCGCAAAATGCTGTTGATCAAGCTCTAAATGCAATCAGTCAAGCTTCTTCCGCATCTGAAAGAGCGCAAGAAGCTATTCAAAACAGCGTCAATGCTGTTAATCAAGCACAACAAGCCTTGAACGATACAACTGAGCTGTTAAATACTGTTGACGACATGCAAGGAACAATCACGAGTATCTCGACAGTGGTTGATGAGGTTAATAATCAGTTAGCTGTTAAAGTTGATCAGACAGATTTTGACAAGCTAGCTGGCACTGTCAGCTCTCAAGGCACGTCAATCACCGCAAATGCGAATGCGATTGCATTAAAGGCTGATTCCTCTACGGTCAACACCATCAAGGGGACTGTCGAGAGTTTGCAAAGCGAATTGTCTGTTCAGGCAGGACAGATTACAGGCTTAGTCAGCAAAACGGATGGACTGACTACGGATTTGGCGCAGTTGCAGATTGAGGCTGGAAAAATCGGGACGACTGTGGCGCAGGTGCAGAATACGGTCGATGGGATAAATACTGATGGATCTAACTTCTTGAAAGGCACCTCGAATGCTGACAAATCTACCGTTAGAAATTGGGACTTTGATTTAATCCGACCGTTAAAAGTTGGCGATTACTACACTTTTTCTTTCAATATGAAAGGATCGGTTCAAGCGGATGTTTTGATATATTTGAATGATGATACGGGGCAAAACAGGATTGGTGCTGAGTCCGTTAGTGCTTCGACCAAAACGATAACTACTTCTGTTCAGCATTTTACGTACACATTCAAAGTCACTAAATTTCCTGATGCTGTAAATCAAATAAGAATGAGGGTTTACAGCCTAGACAATGCAACTGTCACATTGACAGGAAATTCCGCTATGTTGAAATCGGGAAAATCAGAAGCTAGTTGGGCGTTGCCACCCGAAGAGCTAGTAACAGTTGCCAAATTTTCAAGCCTCGAACAAACCGTCAACGGATTTCAAGCGACCGTTACAAATCAAATCAGCGGGCTAACGTCACAGCAAACACAGCTTGCCAATCAGATACAATCGACAGTTACTGACCTCGAAGGCGTTAACTCAGCTAATAATCTCTTAACTGGGTTTACTTTCTCGAACAACAAGGACGTGAATCTGACGACCGGGGAAGTTACCGCTGGATCAAGAACAATAGTTGATGACTTTGTGCCTGTGCAACCAAACACGCAATACACCTTTTCTCGACCTGAAAAAGTTAAGAATATCGGTTTCCGAGGATATGCATCGAGCAAAGCTTACATTGGAGCCGTTACAAACTCGGCTGGAGCTGAAAGGATTACAACTTTCACCACTCCATCAAACTGTTATTTTATTAAGTTTATCGATGAGTCCAACAAGCTGACAAAAGGATACAGGTTGCAAGTTTCAGCCGCTACGCAATCCCAAATTACACAATTGGCAACCGATATCAATCTACGCGTCCAAAAAGGCGAACTACTCAGTCAAATCAATATCCAGGCTGGCCAAACGCTGATCCAAACCGGCAAGCTCTACCTCGATGCTGCTACTGTCCAATTCAGCGGACAAGCGTTCATCCCTTCTGCGTCGATCGTCAATCTGTCGGCGGATAAGATCAACACGGGGACGCTGAATGCGTCGATCGTCAATGTGACGAACATGAACGCAAGCAACATCACTACCGGAACATTGAATGCGAATCGCATTGGATCAAAAACAATTACTGCGGATAAAATCAACGTGACATCTTTGTCGGCAATCGTGGCGAATCTCGGGACGGTGACAGCTGGAACGTTGAACTCCGTGAACATCAATGCGGCAGTGATCAATGGTGGAGAAATTATTTCCCCGTTGTTCAAATTTCCATCGATGAGCTTCCATACGCCGAATAGTTCGTTTGGTGATACGGTTTCGAAAGGAAAAATGACGCCAAAAGGCTTCTTTATGGTCAGTCAAACTTATCATTCTGTAGACGGACAGTTGGAATATATTGATTTATTAATGATCACATCCACAAGCGTAACCGTAGAACAATGGGCGGCTTACAATAACCAGACGAAAAAAGCTGCTTACGGATTTTCTGGAACACCAAATGTATCAACCTATTCAGGAAAACCAACAAATTACACTTACGCTATAGACATGACATCTTAG
- a CDS encoding phage head-tail connector protein, with protein sequence MLEEIKLFLGITDNLQDDLLDLIIEDSKQRILSVINQFASRNGTDKITSIPTDLAYIHRDVAIKRFNKRNSEGASSDSEEGRSFTWEPSYLDEYLAIFDEYTQPTIRAGKGITRWV encoded by the coding sequence ATGTTAGAAGAAATCAAGCTGTTTCTTGGGATTACTGACAATTTACAAGACGATTTGCTAGACTTGATCATCGAAGACAGCAAACAGCGTATCTTGTCAGTAATCAATCAATTTGCATCGAGAAATGGGACTGACAAAATCACAAGTATTCCTACTGATTTAGCATACATCCATCGCGATGTCGCAATCAAAAGATTTAACAAACGGAACAGCGAAGGAGCGTCCTCAGACAGTGAAGAAGGGCGCTCTTTTACGTGGGAGCCGTCTTATCTCGACGAATATCTTGCGATTTTTGATGAATACACACAACCAACTATTCGAGCAGGCAAAGGGATAACGAGGTGGGTATGA
- a CDS encoding HK97-gp10 family putative phage morphogenesis protein, giving the protein MSKTVRIVGMDQFIKEVYRKQSGIDQAVSQEIARSVLRVEKRAKTWAPWDTGWLANNIYSQMTHLLTGEVVSPVEYSIYVEDGTRYMMAQPFMYPALKTEWPILRKNLQKLMGG; this is encoded by the coding sequence ATGAGTAAAACAGTCAGAATCGTTGGGATGGATCAATTTATCAAAGAGGTCTATCGAAAGCAAAGCGGTATCGATCAAGCAGTTAGTCAAGAAATCGCACGTTCTGTGCTACGTGTAGAAAAGCGAGCGAAAACGTGGGCGCCTTGGGACACAGGCTGGTTAGCAAACAACATCTATTCGCAGATGACACATTTGTTGACTGGCGAAGTTGTTTCGCCGGTCGAGTATTCGATCTATGTCGAAGACGGTACGCGGTACATGATGGCTCAACCGTTTATGTATCCCGCATTGAAAACAGAATGGCCGATACTTCGAAAGAACTTACAAAAATTAATGGGGGGCTAA
- a CDS encoding phage major tail protein, TP901-1 family, with protein sequence MAEVYNGVTKPTGKPMLAKRIWYFLQSVDAPVGSPALLPAHQTEGGVNYGGENIDEQTKMGRVIIKQTDEHTISISQYFVPGDESNKVVIDAKKTGKSVKVWRVEVDPELAEEVAEQDYKLYPAQFGYGMPEEVDIPDGDELVEVSYDLNIIGSLQDGKFPLTDEDVAMLEALYEYQNPGETTGDYDAIKTTPIP encoded by the coding sequence ATGGCAGAAGTATACAATGGAGTTACAAAACCAACCGGCAAGCCGATGTTGGCCAAACGAATTTGGTATTTTTTACAAAGCGTGGATGCGCCAGTAGGCTCACCAGCCTTGCTACCAGCGCACCAAACAGAAGGCGGCGTCAATTATGGCGGCGAAAACATCGATGAGCAAACAAAAATGGGTCGTGTCATCATTAAACAGACTGATGAACATACGATCTCTATCAGTCAATATTTCGTGCCTGGGGACGAATCAAACAAAGTCGTCATTGATGCCAAAAAGACTGGTAAATCAGTTAAAGTTTGGCGTGTTGAGGTAGATCCTGAATTGGCTGAAGAAGTCGCAGAACAAGATTATAAATTATATCCTGCACAATTTGGCTATGGCATGCCTGAAGAAGTCGATATTCCTGATGGCGATGAATTAGTAGAAGTATCTTACGATTTGAATATCATCGGATCTTTGCAAGATGGGAAATTCCCACTGACTGATGAAGATGTCGCAATGCTTGAAGCACTTTATGAATATCAAAACCCTGGTGAAACGACTGGCGACTATGACGCTATCAAAACGACACCAATTCCTTAA
- a CDS encoding holin, protein MANGSGEEELWREVLQRLTAIESNTKGLDEVSKKANEAHAMSVTNKEDIKELKEAQKANRNWLMGLLATVIGYVIMNYLFK, encoded by the coding sequence ATGGCAAATGGGAGTGGTGAGGAAGAATTATGGCGAGAAGTTCTCCAGCGGCTAACTGCAATCGAGAGCAACACCAAAGGATTAGATGAAGTGTCAAAAAAAGCAAATGAAGCTCATGCAATGTCCGTTACTAACAAAGAGGACATTAAAGAGCTGAAGGAAGCGCAGAAAGCTAATCGAAATTGGTTAATGGGTTTACTGGCCACTGTGATCGGCTATGTCATTATGAACTATTTATTTAAATGA
- a CDS encoding DUF1617 family protein, translating into MKQQFDLKNAELSMVYNAVYDIPVVNSKINRGKFKLLTLIKKKVDEYQDDLDKILQKYALKDAEGNFLPGQNGKKYKMPEDTKEADEELKELQKETVTIVYGEYSNRIKDIVDFLDSYEGQLDGKTGEGIYTLLEAIEEGK; encoded by the coding sequence ATGAAACAACAATTTGATTTGAAAAATGCAGAATTATCGATGGTCTACAACGCGGTATACGACATACCGGTCGTTAATTCCAAAATCAATCGTGGGAAATTCAAACTCTTGACTTTGATCAAGAAAAAAGTGGATGAATACCAAGATGATTTGGATAAAATCTTACAAAAATACGCGCTGAAAGACGCGGAAGGGAACTTTTTGCCTGGTCAAAACGGGAAAAAATATAAAATGCCGGAAGATACGAAAGAGGCGGATGAAGAACTGAAAGAGCTGCAAAAAGAAACTGTGACGATCGTTTATGGCGAATATTCCAATCGGATTAAAGACATTGTTGATTTTTTAGACAGCTACGAAGGTCAACTGGACGGCAAAACAGGCGAAGGCATCTACACGTTGCTTGAAGCGATCGAAGAAGGAAAATAG